The following proteins come from a genomic window of Blastococcus sp. HT6-30:
- a CDS encoding lysophospholipid acyltransferase family protein produces MAHAGERAQRRVAVCGAAGVVTPLGVRVEVINPSVPWPRTGRGHLVVSNQVTWLDELALLVAVRALPVANAEIGDRKLVGGLARRLGVVLVQPGRLRSVADGVAQATHRLRRGQSISVQPDGPTSCGVALGRFRPAFFQAAVDAGALVCPVVIRYRVDGEVATTLPCQVRDDTLPRSMARVAAARDLVVEVHLLPALDATTGDRRTLAALAEYAVAEVTEARRPTAACHPDRRAFTTSRPSVTPPAPRRTAELREASPGSGGSSDRTGRDRG; encoded by the coding sequence ATGGCCCACGCCGGTGAGCGGGCCCAGCGGCGAGTGGCCGTCTGCGGTGCGGCCGGCGTGGTGACCCCTCTCGGCGTCCGGGTCGAGGTGATCAACCCGTCAGTGCCGTGGCCCCGTACGGGGCGCGGGCATCTCGTCGTGAGCAACCAGGTCACGTGGCTGGACGAGCTCGCGCTGCTGGTCGCCGTCCGGGCGCTCCCGGTGGCGAACGCCGAGATCGGCGACCGCAAGCTCGTCGGAGGCCTGGCACGACGGCTCGGCGTGGTCCTGGTGCAGCCGGGCCGCCTGCGGTCGGTGGCGGACGGGGTCGCGCAGGCCACTCATCGGCTGCGGCGTGGGCAGTCGATCTCCGTGCAGCCCGACGGCCCCACCTCCTGCGGGGTCGCACTCGGGCGGTTCCGCCCGGCCTTCTTCCAGGCCGCGGTGGACGCCGGAGCGCTGGTCTGTCCCGTTGTGATCCGGTACCGCGTCGACGGGGAGGTGGCGACCACACTGCCCTGCCAGGTCCGCGACGACACCCTGCCGAGGAGCATGGCCCGGGTCGCTGCGGCGAGAGACCTGGTGGTCGAGGTGCACCTCCTGCCGGCACTGGACGCCACCACCGGCGACCGACGCACGCTCGCCGCGCTCGCCGAGTACGCCGTGGCCGAGGTCACCGAAGCTCGGCGGCCGACGGCGGCGTGCCACCCGGATCGGCGCGCCTTCACGACATCGAGACCGTCCGTCACGCCACCGGCTCCACGTCGTACGGCAGAACTGCGGGAAGCCTCCCCGGGCAGCGGCGGCTCCTCTGATCGGACGGGTCGTGACCGCGGGTGA